The proteins below are encoded in one region of Bremerella sp. P1:
- the dnaX gene encoding DNA polymerase III subunit gamma/tau, whose product MAEQNSSPDYLVVARRYRPQSFGELVGQQRVATALGNAISRNRVGHAYLFTGARGVGKTSSARIFAKALNCVKGPTATPCNECEICESVTAGEDVDVLEIDGASNRGIEEIRQLRANINVRPSRARFKIYIIDEVHMFTKEAFNALLKTLEEPPDHAKFIFCTTDPERIPITVLSRCQRFDFGGILPEDIVGRLRHIVDTEKVPADEEALKLIARRANGSMRDSQSLLEQILAFGDSQISVESVHRLLGTADNQQIVDLAAQVLSSDAAGALQTTHAVFTEGVDPGQLLEQLLRLFRDLMVLGSGGSPDLLQSISPGAVDEAKAMASQAGLAKLLAAVQCLDETLVRLHRSTYGQVLAEAAVIRICQLEDLESLGSLIATLKEGGLPAKSAPAAARPAAPQKKTVEHPVEPTPTPDTIPIRPVEPPAPAVVAEPPVAPTPPVEKAPNEAPKLVITEKNAFSVWKKIVEDLPGLIGDYARQGHAVAISGPNRLVVDFFSTYNSAVEALRRPRSQEVLEKAFLDMCGGSYTVEFRVLDDPNAGRKPDQHMSPERSAQEGRLKARLLAEQEPFVQKAMDLFDAEVTGVRDSES is encoded by the coding sequence GTGGCTGAGCAAAATAGTTCTCCCGACTACCTGGTCGTTGCCAGGCGTTACCGGCCTCAATCGTTCGGCGAATTGGTCGGCCAGCAGCGTGTTGCGACCGCGCTGGGCAATGCCATTTCGCGAAACAGGGTAGGGCACGCTTACCTATTCACCGGGGCTCGCGGGGTCGGCAAGACTTCCTCGGCGCGAATCTTCGCCAAGGCGCTTAACTGCGTGAAGGGTCCGACCGCCACGCCATGCAACGAGTGCGAGATCTGCGAAAGCGTCACCGCCGGCGAAGATGTCGACGTGCTGGAAATCGACGGTGCATCGAATCGCGGGATTGAAGAGATTCGCCAGCTACGGGCCAACATCAACGTCCGCCCGAGCCGTGCTCGTTTCAAGATCTACATCATCGACGAAGTCCACATGTTCACCAAGGAAGCGTTCAACGCGCTGCTCAAGACCTTGGAAGAACCGCCGGACCACGCCAAGTTCATCTTCTGCACGACCGACCCGGAACGCATTCCGATCACGGTCCTGTCGCGGTGCCAGCGATTCGATTTCGGCGGCATTCTGCCTGAAGACATCGTCGGGCGGCTGCGTCATATCGTCGACACCGAGAAGGTGCCTGCCGATGAAGAAGCGCTCAAGCTGATTGCCCGTCGAGCGAACGGCTCGATGCGCGATAGCCAGTCGCTGCTGGAACAGATCCTGGCGTTCGGCGATTCGCAGATCTCCGTCGAATCGGTCCATCGCCTGTTGGGCACCGCCGACAATCAGCAGATTGTGGACCTGGCGGCCCAGGTACTTTCGTCCGACGCAGCCGGCGCGCTGCAAACAACGCACGCGGTCTTCACCGAAGGGGTCGACCCTGGGCAACTGCTCGAGCAACTGCTGCGGTTGTTCCGCGACCTGATGGTGCTCGGCTCAGGCGGCTCGCCAGATTTGCTGCAATCGATTTCGCCTGGGGCGGTCGACGAGGCGAAGGCCATGGCCAGCCAGGCCGGTTTGGCCAAGCTGCTGGCCGCCGTACAGTGCCTGGACGAGACGTTGGTTCGTTTGCACCGCAGCACGTACGGTCAGGTTCTGGCCGAAGCGGCTGTGATTCGCATTTGCCAGCTGGAAGATCTGGAAAGCCTGGGCTCGCTGATTGCCACGCTCAAAGAAGGTGGCCTCCCGGCGAAATCGGCCCCGGCAGCTGCCCGGCCGGCGGCACCTCAAAAAAAAACGGTTGAGCACCCCGTAGAACCGACGCCCACGCCCGATACGATTCCGATCCGTCCGGTGGAACCACCGGCACCAGCCGTGGTCGCCGAGCCGCCAGTTGCGCCCACTCCACCGGTAGAAAAGGCGCCCAACGAGGCCCCCAAACTGGTTATTACCGAGAAAAACGCGTTCTCGGTGTGGAAAAAGATCGTGGAAGATTTGCCGGGCCTTATCGGTGATTACGCTCGTCAGGGACACGCGGTAGCAATTTCTGGGCCAAATCGGCTAGTCGTTGATTTTTTCTCGACGTATAATTCGGCTGTCGAAGCTTTACGACGGCCTAGAAGTCAGGAAGTGCTGGAAAAGGCGTTTCTTGATATGTGTGGAGGCAGTTACACGGTCGAGTTTCGGGTATTGGATGACCCCAATGCCGGTCGCAAACCCGATCAACACATGTCTCCCGAGCGATCGGCTCAAGAGGGTCGTCTCAAAGCTCGACTACTTGCCGAACAGGAACCGTTCGTCCAAAAGGCGATGGATCTGTTCGATGCGGAAGTGACCGGAGTCCGCGATTCGGAATCCTAA
- a CDS encoding transporter gives MMMRTNTTRRRHNWLADCLRLAMIAGAIVLCGQGGFADAQWEYGSSNSFRIDEPLFVASDFEDTSLVWRYGNASIMPVTAMQEEPNPLPPPMPLIPENGKVELVDPPVSRDQEYGEPLEDFNVQFLRTSSVLLDPGQWQMDVGLVYAKADYDFPISLTPSGVARADLKRRSLFVPFALRYGLTDRIQLSGSLPIGWAHQEFSSLGLFDQNTDNGGIGDLELGVNLLCREGCYGYSPDVILSFGLTAPTGDAEYAINGLTQATLANGVWAPSVQLLMIQRYDPIIYFYGCGYRYQAKRQFNDQDVFYGHQFTYNFGVGFAVNDRITLSTAFLGLYQTETQVDGLGVPGSMRELLRLRFAATTYRCGRIIEPFAEIGMTEDAADSVVGIVWTM, from the coding sequence ATGATGATGCGAACAAACACAACACGCCGCCGGCACAACTGGCTTGCCGATTGCCTTCGCTTGGCGATGATCGCAGGAGCCATCGTGCTCTGCGGGCAGGGTGGCTTTGCTGACGCGCAGTGGGAATATGGTTCGTCCAACAGTTTCCGCATCGACGAACCGCTGTTCGTTGCGTCCGACTTCGAGGATACGTCGCTCGTCTGGCGTTACGGCAACGCCTCGATCATGCCGGTTACCGCCATGCAGGAAGAGCCCAATCCACTGCCGCCACCGATGCCGCTGATTCCCGAAAACGGCAAGGTCGAACTGGTCGATCCGCCAGTGAGTCGTGACCAGGAATATGGCGAGCCGCTGGAAGACTTCAACGTTCAGTTTTTGCGGACGTCGAGCGTTCTGCTGGATCCGGGCCAGTGGCAGATGGATGTCGGACTGGTGTATGCCAAAGCCGACTACGATTTCCCGATCTCGCTGACTCCGTCTGGCGTTGCTCGGGCCGACTTGAAACGTCGCTCGTTGTTCGTACCGTTCGCGCTAAGGTACGGTCTGACCGATCGCATTCAACTTTCGGGTAGCCTGCCAATCGGCTGGGCGCATCAGGAGTTCTCATCGCTGGGCCTGTTCGACCAAAACACCGACAACGGTGGCATCGGCGACCTGGAACTGGGCGTGAACCTGTTGTGTCGCGAAGGTTGCTACGGCTACTCGCCGGACGTCATCCTCAGCTTTGGTTTGACGGCCCCGACCGGCGATGCCGAGTACGCCATCAACGGGCTGACCCAGGCCACGCTGGCCAACGGCGTGTGGGCACCTTCAGTCCAGCTGCTGATGATTCAGCGTTATGATCCGATCATTTACTTTTATGGCTGCGGATATCGCTACCAGGCCAAGCGCCAGTTCAACGATCAGGACGTCTTCTACGGTCACCAGTTTACGTACAACTTTGGCGTTGGCTTCGCCGTCAACGATCGCATCACGCTGAGCACCGCGTTCCTGGGTCTCTATCAAACGGAAACTCAGGTCGATGGTCTGGGAGTGCCGGGCTCGATGCGGGAACTGCTGCGGCTTCGTTTCGCTGCGACCACCTATCGCTGCGGTCGCATCATCGAACCATTTGCCGAAATCGGGATGACCGAAGACGCCGCGGACTCGGTGGTCGGTAT
- a CDS encoding arylsulfatase, producing MLIVAIAGHSAVAQDLDRSQLPIPQAPFKGKVERLATDSTPDFPQDIQAPKGAPNVLLILTDDVGFGASSTFGGPVQTPNFDRLAERGLRYNMFHTTALCSPTRAALITGRNHHSVASGVITEFATGYPGYNSLVPKSAASVGEVLKQNGYNTSWYGKMHNVPDWMSSQAGPFDLWPVGLGFEYFYGFIGGDSDQWHPALYENTRPIEPYLGVDDYIFDRDMADKAIAWMRTQNALAPDKPWLLYYATGTAHAPHHAPKEWIEKYKGKFDQGWDKVREETLARQKELGVVPNDTQLTKRPEEIASWDSLSDDQKRLFSRMMEVYAGALSHADHHIGRVIDAIEESGQLENTIVIYIQGDNGASPEGTLQGTTNEVATAGNGVTEDLPFLLSMIDELGGPLTYNHYPVGWAHAMDSPMQWTKQVASHFGGTRNGLVISWPDRIKDQGGVRNQFCHVIDIVPTIYEAAGITPPESVNGVKQKPIDGTSLVYTFDDAKVPTEHSTQYFELVGNRAIYKDGWVACTTPLRLPWITIGDEPNPDDYQWELYNVDKDFSQSNNLASQHPEKLKELQDVFASEAKKYNVYPLDSSFASRADPSIRPSLTTGRSEFVYYPGMIRIPEGSAPDFKNKSWNVAAEITVPQKGASGVLATIGGRFGGWALMLQDGKPEFVYALSNQPQHKYRVASDQALPPGDHVLRFKFDYQGGGIGKAATGTLLVNEKEVAKDEIPNTIGVRFSLDETFDVGEDTGTPVVEDYADKMPYEFSGTLKRFAVVLDPESLSPEEKERLRKEMARAIMNTH from the coding sequence ATGCTTATCGTTGCCATCGCAGGCCACAGCGCTGTCGCACAAGATTTGGATCGGTCGCAGCTACCGATTCCTCAAGCACCTTTTAAAGGTAAGGTCGAACGCCTGGCGACCGATTCGACGCCGGACTTCCCCCAAGACATTCAGGCCCCGAAGGGCGCTCCCAACGTTCTCCTGATTCTTACGGATGACGTTGGCTTTGGCGCGAGTAGCACGTTTGGCGGCCCGGTTCAGACACCGAACTTCGACCGGCTTGCCGAACGTGGCCTGCGGTACAACATGTTTCACACCACGGCCCTTTGTTCTCCCACGCGCGCCGCATTGATCACCGGGCGGAACCACCATTCGGTTGCCAGTGGCGTGATCACGGAATTTGCCACCGGTTACCCAGGCTACAACTCGCTGGTGCCCAAGAGTGCGGCATCGGTGGGAGAAGTGCTGAAGCAAAATGGCTACAACACCTCGTGGTACGGCAAGATGCACAACGTGCCGGACTGGATGTCGAGTCAGGCAGGGCCTTTCGACCTATGGCCGGTTGGCTTGGGCTTCGAATACTTCTACGGATTCATTGGCGGCGACTCCGACCAGTGGCACCCTGCGTTGTATGAAAATACTCGACCAATCGAACCTTACCTGGGCGTTGATGATTATATCTTCGACCGCGATATGGCCGACAAGGCCATTGCCTGGATGCGAACACAAAACGCACTCGCTCCTGATAAGCCGTGGCTGTTGTACTATGCAACCGGTACCGCTCATGCGCCTCACCATGCACCGAAGGAATGGATTGAAAAGTACAAGGGAAAATTCGATCAGGGGTGGGATAAGGTTCGCGAGGAAACCCTCGCTCGGCAGAAAGAATTAGGTGTCGTACCAAACGATACGCAACTGACCAAACGTCCCGAGGAGATTGCCTCGTGGGATTCCTTGTCGGATGATCAGAAGCGACTGTTCTCGCGAATGATGGAGGTTTACGCCGGCGCGTTGAGTCATGCCGATCACCATATCGGTCGCGTGATCGATGCCATCGAGGAATCGGGCCAACTCGAAAATACTATCGTGATTTACATTCAGGGCGACAACGGAGCCAGCCCCGAAGGCACGCTGCAAGGCACCACTAACGAAGTTGCGACCGCCGGTAACGGCGTGACCGAAGACCTGCCGTTCCTGCTCTCGATGATCGATGAGTTGGGCGGCCCGCTGACCTACAACCATTACCCGGTTGGTTGGGCACATGCAATGGATTCGCCCATGCAGTGGACCAAGCAGGTTGCATCTCACTTTGGCGGCACGCGCAACGGCCTGGTGATCTCGTGGCCCGACCGAATCAAGGATCAGGGTGGAGTTCGAAACCAGTTCTGTCATGTGATCGACATTGTTCCCACGATCTATGAAGCAGCCGGCATTACTCCGCCTGAATCGGTCAATGGTGTCAAACAGAAGCCCATCGACGGGACGAGCCTTGTCTACACGTTTGACGATGCGAAGGTTCCCACCGAGCATTCCACGCAGTACTTCGAGCTGGTCGGAAACCGCGCTATCTATAAGGATGGCTGGGTCGCTTGTACGACTCCGCTTCGTCTGCCGTGGATCACTATCGGCGACGAGCCAAACCCCGATGACTATCAGTGGGAGCTTTACAACGTTGACAAGGACTTCAGCCAGTCCAATAACCTTGCTTCTCAGCACCCTGAAAAGCTGAAGGAACTTCAGGATGTCTTCGCATCGGAGGCGAAAAAGTACAACGTTTACCCACTCGATTCCAGCTTCGCTTCGCGGGCCGATCCGTCGATTCGACCCAGCCTGACAACGGGACGTTCGGAGTTTGTTTATTACCCGGGCATGATCCGTATTCCTGAAGGCTCGGCTCCTGACTTCAAGAACAAGTCGTGGAACGTCGCCGCGGAAATTACGGTTCCGCAGAAAGGTGCCAGTGGAGTTCTTGCCACGATAGGCGGGCGCTTCGGCGGCTGGGCGCTGATGTTGCAAGATGGCAAGCCAGAGTTTGTGTATGCCCTGTCGAATCAGCCGCAGCACAAGTATCGTGTCGCCTCGGATCAGGCTCTTCCACCGGGTGATCACGTCCTGCGGTTTAAGTTTGACTACCAGGGCGGAGGTATCGGCAAGGCAGCGACCGGCACCTTGTTGGTCAATGAGAAGGAAGTTGCCAAGGATGAAATCCCCAATACCATCGGCGTACGGTTCTCTCTGGATGAAACGTTCGATGTCGGTGAAGATACGGGCACGCCGGTCGTCGAAGACTATGCGGACAAGATGCCGTATGAATTCTCCGGTACTCTGAAGCGGTTTGCTGTGGTCCTCGACCCCGAGAGCCTCAGCCCCGAAGAGAAGGAGCGTCTACGTAAAGAAATGGCACGGGCTATCATGAATACGCATTAA
- a CDS encoding YbaB/EbfC family nucleoid-associated protein — MFKNLGNIASMMQQAQQVGQDMKAMQEELRNKRVKGTAGAGMVEAICTGHGQVVSITIDPKLIADGDKDLIEELIPQAVNDAQAKGKELHQEMMQSVTSGLNVPGLDQALSQFGQ, encoded by the coding sequence GTGTTCAAGAACCTAGGCAACATCGCCAGCATGATGCAGCAGGCCCAGCAAGTGGGTCAGGACATGAAGGCCATGCAGGAAGAACTTCGCAACAAGCGTGTGAAGGGAACTGCCGGTGCTGGCATGGTCGAAGCGATCTGTACCGGACACGGCCAGGTGGTCAGCATCACCATCGATCCCAAATTGATCGCCGATGGCGACAAGGACTTGATCGAAGAACTCATTCCTCAGGCCGTCAACGATGCCCAGGCCAAAGGCAAAGAGCTTCATCAAGAGATGATGCAATCGGTTACCAGCGGACTGAACGTCCCAGGCTTGGATCAAGCCCTGAGCCAGTTCGGTCAATAA
- the rpoN gene encoding RNA polymerase factor sigma-54, which yields MRMSFGLEQKMVQKQVLAPRMIQSMEILQLPVLALQEKIEQEMNENPMLEVQEQEASDSEDTSKDEYDSRSESEEEFVVEDGKDNADDFERLLEMDQQYPDTFDERPQRSSGQMEEDAERRMDALANVQSRPETLQDHLDHQLYELTIEPLVREWAERIISALDSNGYLTTSLEDLLPADADDELKDTAQEALHVVQSLDPAGVGARDLRECLLLQIDPSRMFYDELRTLIMNHLEDLRDNRLPQIQKATGFSIERIQAAWSELRRLDPKPGSIYNDSHVANVIPDLMLDVDEDGRYVVQAEDRDIPQLRISNYYRERLSSPTATREEKEFIKRKLNAAQWLIDAIIQRQNTLSRVAQAIVDYQKDFIDNGPEHITPLKMQQIADQVGVHVTTVSRAVDDKYIQTPRGIFPLKAFFAGGTVNEAGEEVTWDQIRLRLQEVIDNEDKAKPLSDDDLVKKLKDDGLNVARRTVTKYRKKMGIPSSRQRRDWSKK from the coding sequence ATGAGAATGTCCTTCGGTCTCGAGCAGAAGATGGTCCAGAAGCAAGTTCTGGCCCCACGGATGATTCAATCCATGGAAATTCTGCAACTGCCCGTTCTTGCTCTGCAAGAGAAGATCGAGCAGGAAATGAACGAAAACCCGATGCTCGAAGTTCAGGAACAAGAAGCGAGCGATTCGGAAGATACCTCCAAAGACGAATACGATTCACGCTCCGAGTCCGAAGAAGAATTCGTCGTCGAAGACGGCAAGGACAATGCCGACGACTTCGAACGCCTTCTGGAAATGGACCAGCAGTATCCCGACACCTTCGACGAACGCCCGCAACGTTCTTCCGGCCAAATGGAAGAAGACGCCGAGCGCCGCATGGACGCGTTGGCCAACGTTCAATCTCGACCGGAAACGCTGCAAGATCATCTCGATCATCAACTGTACGAACTCACCATCGAACCGCTGGTTCGCGAATGGGCCGAACGCATTATCTCGGCTCTCGATAGCAACGGTTACCTAACCACGAGCCTCGAAGACTTGCTCCCGGCCGATGCCGACGACGAACTAAAGGACACCGCTCAGGAAGCCCTGCACGTCGTTCAATCGCTCGACCCAGCCGGTGTTGGTGCGCGTGACCTGCGCGAATGCCTGCTCCTGCAAATCGATCCGTCGCGGATGTTCTACGACGAACTTCGCACGCTGATAATGAACCACCTGGAAGACCTTCGTGACAATCGTCTGCCACAAATTCAAAAGGCAACCGGCTTCTCGATCGAACGCATTCAGGCTGCCTGGAGCGAACTACGCCGCTTAGACCCGAAGCCAGGCTCGATCTACAACGACTCGCATGTCGCCAATGTCATCCCTGACCTGATGCTCGACGTCGACGAGGATGGCCGCTACGTCGTGCAGGCCGAAGACCGTGACATTCCTCAGCTGCGGATCAGCAACTACTATCGTGAACGTCTTTCCAGCCCCACGGCGACGCGGGAAGAGAAAGAGTTCATCAAGCGAAAGCTGAACGCCGCCCAGTGGCTGATCGACGCGATCATCCAGCGTCAAAACACGCTCAGCCGCGTTGCCCAGGCAATCGTCGACTATCAAAAGGACTTCATCGACAACGGCCCCGAGCACATCACGCCGCTCAAGATGCAGCAGATCGCTGACCAGGTTGGCGTGCACGTGACGACCGTTAGCCGAGCTGTCGACGACAAGTACATTCAGACCCCGCGCGGTATCTTCCCGCTCAAAGCCTTCTTCGCCGGTGGTACGGTGAACGAAGCTGGCGAGGAAGTTACCTGGGATCAGATTCGTCTGCGTCTACAGGAAGTGATCGACAACGAAGACAAAGCCAAACCGCTGTCGGACGACGACCTGGTCAAGAAGCTCAAAGACGACGGCCTCAACGTTGCCCGCCGTACGGTCACCAAGTACCGCAAGAAAATGGGCATCCCCAGCTCGCGTCAACGACGTGACTGGTCGAAGAAGTAA
- the recR gene encoding recombination mediator RecR: MAQLTESVVRLIDQLSKLPGIGRKSAERVAYHLLRVNKEEALGLADAIRDVKENVRYCSRCFNLSEGDLCTICKDPQRDASILCVVEQPRDLIALEQSGVFPGLYHVLLGRIAPLEGIGPDQLTIDALVSRVSQGEIREVIMATNPTTEGDGTALHISSLLAEFPVKLTRLARGVTAGSVLEFANKEVLADAMTGRQSL; the protein is encoded by the coding sequence ATGGCGCAGCTGACTGAATCGGTGGTTCGATTGATCGACCAACTATCGAAGCTGCCAGGCATCGGCCGAAAAAGTGCCGAACGCGTTGCCTATCACCTCCTTCGCGTGAACAAAGAAGAAGCTCTCGGACTGGCAGACGCCATCCGCGACGTCAAAGAAAACGTCCGCTACTGCAGCCGATGCTTCAACCTGTCGGAAGGGGACCTCTGCACCATCTGCAAAGATCCCCAGCGCGATGCGTCCATCTTGTGCGTGGTCGAACAGCCACGCGACTTGATCGCGCTCGAGCAGTCTGGCGTTTTCCCAGGCCTCTACCATGTCCTCTTGGGGCGTATCGCTCCGCTGGAAGGTATCGGCCCGGACCAATTGACCATTGATGCCCTGGTCTCGCGAGTTTCCCAAGGAGAGATTCGCGAAGTGATCATGGCCACCAATCCAACGACCGAAGGGGACGGCACCGCGCTGCACATTTCCAGCTTGCTTGCCGAGTTCCCGGTCAAATTAACCCGTTTGGCACGAGGCGTTACCGCCGGTAGTGTTCTCGAATTCGCCAACAAGGAAGTGCTTGCCGACGCCATGACTGGCCGACAATCACTTTAA